In a single window of the Mesorhizobium shangrilense genome:
- a CDS encoding GNAT family N-acetyltransferase, whose amino-acid sequence MASQLAQPELASVRRFEAAGFRAWPAANVHYDGTWLTRLTPAHPARRLNSVNPLDPGDVHHLEDRIERAGREFAAVGRTLTFRMSPLSGDAMSVHFDRAGWHWLAESLVMHRPLDDRLIGGAIDQIPMKDVPRFVGAAIKAQGASNILRPALTDILTAIQPEAGLFALEREDDEPLATAICVQDGDLAGLFEIATAEAERGKGYARRIVLSALKWARLRGARIAWLQVEASNERARSLYASLGFTELYRYHYRQPAET is encoded by the coding sequence TTGGCTAGCCAGCTTGCACAGCCGGAACTTGCCTCCGTCCGCCGTTTCGAGGCGGCGGGCTTCCGCGCCTGGCCCGCGGCGAACGTCCACTACGACGGAACCTGGCTGACTCGCCTGACGCCGGCACATCCGGCCCGGCGTCTGAACTCGGTCAATCCGCTCGATCCGGGCGACGTGCACCATCTGGAAGACCGCATCGAGAGGGCCGGCCGCGAGTTCGCCGCCGTCGGAAGGACGCTCACTTTCCGTATGTCGCCGCTGTCGGGCGATGCCATGAGCGTGCATTTCGACCGCGCCGGCTGGCATTGGCTTGCAGAGTCCCTCGTCATGCACCGGCCGCTCGACGATCGCCTCATCGGCGGGGCCATTGACCAGATCCCGATGAAGGATGTGCCCCGCTTCGTCGGGGCGGCGATCAAGGCGCAGGGCGCCAGCAACATATTGCGGCCGGCCCTCACCGACATCCTCACGGCGATCCAGCCCGAGGCCGGCCTCTTTGCGCTGGAGCGCGAAGATGACGAACCCCTGGCCACCGCCATCTGTGTTCAGGACGGCGATCTTGCCGGTCTCTTCGAGATTGCCACCGCCGAAGCCGAGCGCGGCAAGGGTTATGCCCGCAGGATCGTCCTTTCCGCTCTGAAATGGGCGCGGCTGAGGGGCGCGCGCATCGCGTGGCTGCAGGTTGAAGCGAGCAACGAGCGGGCCCGTTCGCTCTATGCGTCGCTCGGCTTCACCGAGCTCTACCGCTACCACTATCGCCAGCCGGCCGAGACATGA
- the argJ gene encoding bifunctional glutamate N-acetyltransferase/amino-acid acetyltransferase ArgJ — translation MSATISPLAPKKHAKLPPLDGVRIATAEAGIKYRNRTDLLVMVFDEGTEVAGVFTRSKCPSAPVDLCRENLSGGKARMLVVNSGNANAFTGKKGRETTSMTAKAAAAAAGCDAGEVFLASTGVIGEPLDAGKFSHLLKDMAKTADAGMWGEAGKAIMTTDTYPKYATATVKLGDADVTINGIAKGAGMIAPDMATMLSFVATDAPIAAPVLQQMLSAGTKNTFNAVTVDSDTSTSDTLLVFATGAASKRGVAKITDPKDPRLAQFRRALNRILKNLALQVVRDGEGARKQVEVTVTGAKSARSAKKIALSIANSPLVKTAVAGEDANWGRVVMAVGKAGEPADRDLLSVWFGDIRVAKDGERDPDYSEEATSAYMKGDEIVIRADIGLGRGKATVWTCDLTKAYVEINGDYRS, via the coding sequence ATGTCCGCCACCATCTCCCCGCTCGCGCCGAAGAAACACGCAAAGCTCCCGCCGCTGGACGGCGTCCGCATCGCCACCGCCGAAGCCGGGATCAAGTACCGCAACCGCACCGATCTCCTGGTGATGGTGTTCGACGAGGGCACCGAGGTCGCCGGAGTGTTCACGCGCTCGAAATGCCCCTCGGCGCCGGTCGATCTCTGCCGGGAGAACTTGTCCGGCGGCAAGGCGCGGATGCTGGTCGTCAATTCCGGCAACGCCAACGCCTTCACCGGCAAGAAAGGCCGCGAGACGACGTCGATGACGGCCAAGGCGGCCGCGGCGGCAGCCGGGTGCGACGCCGGCGAGGTGTTTCTCGCATCCACCGGCGTCATCGGCGAACCGCTCGACGCGGGCAAGTTCTCGCATCTGCTGAAGGATATGGCGAAGACCGCTGATGCAGGGATGTGGGGTGAGGCCGGAAAGGCCATTATGACCACCGACACCTATCCCAAATACGCCACCGCTACGGTGAAGCTCGGCGACGCCGACGTGACCATCAACGGCATCGCCAAGGGCGCCGGCATGATCGCGCCCGACATGGCGACCATGCTCTCCTTCGTCGCGACCGATGCGCCGATCGCCGCTCCGGTGCTTCAGCAGATGCTGTCCGCCGGCACCAAGAACACGTTCAACGCGGTGACCGTCGATAGCGATACGTCGACCAGCGACACGCTGCTGGTCTTCGCCACCGGTGCGGCGTCGAAGCGCGGCGTTGCCAAGATCACCGATCCGAAGGACCCGCGGCTCGCGCAGTTCCGCCGGGCGCTCAACCGCATCCTGAAGAACCTCGCCCTGCAGGTCGTGCGCGACGGTGAGGGCGCCCGCAAGCAGGTCGAGGTGACGGTGACCGGCGCGAAATCCGCCCGTTCGGCCAAGAAGATCGCGCTGTCGATCGCCAACTCGCCGCTCGTAAAGACCGCCGTCGCTGGCGAGGACGCCAACTGGGGCCGCGTCGTCATGGCGGTCGGCAAGGCTGGCGAGCCCGCCGACCGCGACCTGCTGTCGGTCTGGTTCGGCGACATCCGTGTGGCCAAGGACGGCGAGCGGGACCCGGACTATTCCGAAGAAGCGACATCCGCATACATGAAGGGCGACGAGATCGTCATCCGCGCCGATATCGGCCTCGGCCGCGGCAAGGCCACGGTGTGGACCTGCGATCTCACCAAGGCCTATGTCGAGATCAACGGCGACTACCGGAGCTGA
- a CDS encoding peptidylprolyl isomerase, translated as MSFVTRHLRPLGLALGLSLAALHAVAAQEDKVVATINGQNITESDLTRAAAELDPQFAQLPEEQRRTAALSALIELRLMSAEAIAKGLDKDPEFQKRLALLNERALHGEVVDKEITAKITDEDIRALYDQQIAATPPANEVKARHILVKTKEEADAIVKQLDGGAKFEDIAKEKSTDPGSGAQGGDLGYFGQGQMVPEFEKAAFALEVGSYTKEPVQSQFGFHIILVEDKRAKQPPAFEQVKEQFRGALVREKYFALAKQLRAAAKVDITDPELKKSLDAVEQEQPQQPQQ; from the coding sequence ATGTCCTTCGTAACGCGTCATCTGAGGCCGCTCGGCCTTGCTCTCGGACTTTCGCTGGCCGCTCTTCATGCCGTCGCAGCGCAGGAAGACAAGGTCGTCGCCACCATCAACGGCCAGAACATCACTGAGTCCGACCTCACGCGGGCCGCGGCCGAGCTCGATCCCCAGTTCGCACAGCTCCCCGAGGAGCAGAGGCGCACCGCGGCGCTGTCGGCTCTCATCGAGCTGCGCCTGATGTCCGCCGAGGCGATTGCCAAGGGGTTGGACAAGGATCCGGAGTTCCAGAAGCGCCTGGCGCTCCTCAACGAGCGCGCCCTGCATGGCGAGGTGGTCGACAAGGAGATCACCGCCAAGATCACCGACGAGGATATCCGCGCGCTCTATGACCAGCAGATCGCGGCGACGCCGCCTGCCAACGAGGTGAAGGCACGTCATATCCTGGTGAAGACGAAGGAAGAGGCGGACGCGATCGTCAAGCAGCTGGACGGCGGCGCCAAGTTCGAGGACATCGCCAAGGAGAAGTCGACGGACCCGGGTTCGGGTGCGCAGGGCGGCGACCTCGGCTATTTCGGTCAGGGCCAGATGGTGCCGGAATTCGAGAAGGCTGCCTTCGCGCTCGAAGTCGGCTCCTATACGAAGGAGCCGGTGCAGTCGCAGTTCGGCTTTCACATCATCCTGGTCGAGGACAAGCGCGCCAAGCAGCCGCCGGCCTTCGAACAGGTGAAGGAGCAGTTCCGTGGGGCCCTAGTGCGCGAGAAGTATTTTGCGCTGGCCAAGCAGCTCCGCGCCGCGGCGAAAGTCGACATCACCGATCCCGAGCTGAAGAAGTCGCTTGATGCGGTGGAGCAGGAACAGCCGCAGCAGCCGCAGCAGTAA